The proteins below come from a single Lactobacillus johnsonii genomic window:
- the coaD gene encoding pantetheine-phosphate adenylyltransferase — MIKAIFPGSFDPITNGHVEVIEGASHMFEKLYVVIMTNTSKKYLFNEKERLELARKVFENNEKVEVIARPAELTVEVAHELGAGAIVRGLRNTADFNYERDIAGINKTLDPDLNTVLLFTRPEDSFISSSMIKETVFFGGDVSTLVPKPVAAALEEKLRNRNNEKK; from the coding sequence ATGATAAAGGCGATTTTTCCCGGAAGTTTTGACCCAATAACTAATGGACATGTTGAGGTGATTGAAGGTGCATCTCATATGTTTGAAAAATTATATGTAGTAATTATGACCAATACTAGTAAAAAGTATCTTTTTAATGAAAAAGAACGTTTAGAATTGGCGAGAAAAGTTTTTGAAAACAACGAAAAAGTTGAAGTTATTGCTCGACCAGCTGAGTTGACCGTGGAAGTAGCACATGAACTTGGTGCAGGCGCAATTGTTCGTGGATTGCGAAATACAGCCGATTTTAACTACGAGCGTGATATAGCTGGAATCAACAAGACCTTAGATCCAGATTTAAATACAGTTTTATTGTTTACTCGCCCAGAAGATAGCTTTATTTCTTCTAGTATGATTAAAGAAACTGTATTTTTTGGTGGGGATGTTTCAACCTTAGTTCCAAAACCAGTCGCAGCTGCATTGGAAGAAAAATTGAGGAATAGAAATAATGAAAAAAAATAG
- the rsmD gene encoding 16S rRNA (guanine(966)-N(2))-methyltransferase RsmD, giving the protein MRIIAGKYAKRNLHTLKSNATRPTSDKVKGSLFNSLGQFFDGGQVLDLYAGSGALGIEAVSRGYDEAVLVDISCQACQVIKKNVELTKEEERFRVLKCSDNRAIKILQDEGKKFDLIFLDPPYAKQKIVKIMTKLLENNLLNEKALVVAETDEHDELPEVSGFSIIKDHQLGRTKVKVYERD; this is encoded by the coding sequence TTGAGAATTATTGCAGGAAAATATGCTAAGCGTAATTTGCATACATTGAAGAGTAATGCCACTCGACCAACTAGCGATAAGGTAAAAGGGTCTTTATTTAATTCTTTGGGGCAATTTTTTGATGGCGGTCAAGTACTCGATCTATATGCCGGCAGTGGTGCCTTAGGAATTGAAGCTGTTTCTCGTGGCTATGATGAGGCTGTTTTAGTAGATATTAGTTGTCAGGCATGCCAGGTTATCAAAAAAAATGTTGAACTCACCAAGGAAGAAGAAAGATTCAGAGTCTTAAAGTGTAGTGATAATCGCGCAATTAAAATTTTGCAGGATGAGGGTAAGAAATTTGATCTTATTTTTCTTGACCCACCTTATGCTAAACAAAAAATTGTAAAGATTATGACGAAATTGCTTGAGAATAACCTATTAAATGAGAAGGCGCTTGTTGTAGCGGAGACAGATGAACATGATGAATTACCAGAGGTTTCTGGCTTTTCAATTATTAAGGATCATCAGTTAGGACGAACAAAGGTAAAGGTTTACGAAAGAGATTAA
- a CDS encoding YlbG family protein, translating into MSLVFKDESNEKMTPRTQIIVWLNQISDQYKLRRFGNIIYFSRKNKYVILYVSSQYAAKTIAELRSKSYVQSVETSKTDELDFSAEHEEKMMRELKEEAEKLREENEDLRV; encoded by the coding sequence TTGAGTTTGGTTTTTAAGGATGAGTCAAATGAAAAAATGACTCCCCGTACGCAGATAATTGTTTGGCTGAATCAAATTAGCGATCAGTATAAGTTGCGTAGATTTGGTAATATTATTTATTTTTCACGTAAAAATAAGTATGTGATTTTATATGTCAGTTCACAATACGCAGCTAAGACAATTGCAGAGCTCAGAAGCAAAAGTTATGTACAGTCTGTGGAAACATCAAAAACTGATGAGCTTGATTTCTCTGCTGAACACGAGGAAAAAATGATGCGGGAACTAAAAGAAGAAGCAGAAAAATTACGAGAAGAAAACGAGGATTTACGAGTTTGA